The genome window GCGTGTCCCCCGCGTACCCCTGATAACCGCGCCCGTTGAAGGTGAAATTGACTGGCTGACTGCGATCAATCCGCCCGCCAGAGGTCATGCGATCACCCGGCATCGGACGGCCCATCCACGATGTCATGGGTACGCGTATCGCGCCAGCTCGTCAGCCACGTGCCGCAGCCCTTCACATGCCACCAGCGTTCCTGCACCGGTCCAAGCGGGTTCGGCACTTGCGTCAGATAGGTGACCCAGTCTTCCTCACTCACGGCATTTGGATCCGGGCGATCCGGCTTGACCGGGCCGCCAAAGGCAAACTCGCCCTCGTTGCG of Paracoccaceae bacterium contains these proteins:
- a CDS encoding sarcosine oxidase subunit delta, which encodes MMNIPCPFCGPRNEGEFAFGGPVKPDRPDPNAVSEEDWVTYLTQVPNPLGPVQERWWHVKGCGTWLTSWRDTRTHDIVDGPSDAG